The Macaca nemestrina isolate mMacNem1 chromosome 6, mMacNem.hap1, whole genome shotgun sequence genome window below encodes:
- the LOC139363672 gene encoding tubulin beta-8 chain-like, whose product MREIVLTQAGQCGNQIGAKFWEVISDEHAIDSAGTYHGDSRLQLERMDVYYNEACGGRYVPRAVLVDLEPGTLDSVRSGPFGQIFRPDSFIFGQSGAGNNWARGHYTEGAELMESVMDVVRKEAESCDCLQGFQLTHSLGGGTGSGMGTLLLSKIREEYPDRIINTFSILPSPRVSDTVVEPYNATLSIHQLIENADETFCIDNEALYDICSRTLKLPTPTYGDLNHLVSATMSGVTTCLRFPGQLNADLRKLAVNMVPFPRLHFFMPGFAPLTSRGSQQYRALTVAELTQQMFDARNMMAACDPRHGRYLTAAAIFRGRMPMKEVDEQMFNIQNKNSSYFADWLPHNVKTAVCDIPPRGLKMSATFIGNNTAIQELFKPVSEQFTAMFRRKAFLHWYTGQGMDEMEFTEAESNMNDLVSEYQQYQDATAEEEEEA is encoded by the exons ATGCGGGAGATCGTGCTCACGCAGGCCGGGCAGTGCGGGAACCAGATCGGCGCCAAG TTCTGGGAGGTGATCTCTGATGAACACGCCATCGACTCCGCGGGCACCTACCACGGGGACAGCCGCCTGCAGCTGGAGCGCATGGACGTGTACTACAACGAGGCCTGCG GTGGCAGGTACGTGCCCCGCGCTGTGCTGGTGGATCTGGAGCCGGGCACCCTGGACTCTGTGCGCTCGGGGCCCTTCGGGCAGATCTTCAGGCCGGACAGCTTCATCTTCG GTCAGAGTGGGGCCGGAAACAACTGGGCCAGGGGGCACTACACAGAAGGCGCGGAGCTGATGGAGTCAGTGATGGACGTTGTCAGAAAGGAGGCTGAGAGCTGTGACTGCCTGCAGGGTTTCCAGCTGACCCACTCCCTGGGTGGGGGGACGGGGTCTGGGATGGGTACCCTTCTGCTCAGTAAGATCCGGGAGGAGTACCCAGACAGGATCATAAACACATTCAGCATCCTGCCCTCGCCCAGAGTGTCAGACACGGTGGTGGAGCCCTACAACGCCACCCTCTCCATCCACCAGCTCATAGAAAATGCAGACGAGACCTTCTGTATAGACAACGAAGCGTTATACGACATCTGTTCCAGGACCCTGAAACTGCCCACGCCCACCTACGGTGACCTGAACCACCTGGTGTCTGCCACCATGAGCGGGGTCACCACGTGCCTGCGCTTCCCAGGCCAGCTGAATGCTGACCTGCGGAAGCTGGCCGTGAACATGGTTCCATTTCCCCGGCTGCATTTCTTCATGCCCGGCTTTGCCCCACTGACCAGCCGGGGCAGCCAGCAGTACCGGGCCCTGACGGTGGCTGAGCTTACGCAGCAGATGTTTGATGCTAGGAATATGATGGCAGCTTGTGACCCCCGTCATGGCCGCTACCTAACGGCGGCTGCCATTTTCAGGGGTCGCATGCCCATGAAGGAGGTGGATGAACAGATGTTCAACATTCAAAATAAGAACAGCAGCTACTTTGCTGACTGGCTCCCCCACAATGTCAAAACAGCCGTCTGTGACATCCCACCCCGGGGGCTAAAAATGTCAGCCACCTTCATTGGGAACAACACGGCCATCCAGGAGCTCTTCAAGCCTGTCTCAGAGCAGTTTACAGCAATGTTCCGGCGCAAGGCCTTCCTCCATTGGTATACCGGCCAGGGGATGGATGAGATGGAATTTACGGAGGCGGAGAGCAACATGAACGACCTGGTTTCTGAGTATCAACAGTATCAGGATGCCACagccgaggaggaggaggaggcctaG